CGCTGCGCCGGTACGTCCGCGCGGCGTCCGCGAAGGCGAGCGTGGCCACCATCGCCGCCGCAGCCGCCGACGCCTCCGCCACGAGCGACGCCAGCGCGCCCACCGCGAGCAGCGCCATCGCCGCGAGCGTCGTGGCCGGCACCTTCGGGCGATCGCCCGTCGCACCCACGCGCGCAACGTCGGCGCGCATCGCAATCCAGCCCAGCGCAGCGGTCACCGGTCCGTAGAGCTCGAGGCCCGGCTCGGGCGAGGCGCTGAAGTGCAGGCGCGCGAGGTCGAAGGCCGCCAGATAGAGCAGCGAGAGCGCGCCGAACGCCTGCGACGCGCGCTCCATGGCCGGCTCGCGCACGCGCATCAGGCCCGTGGCCGAGAAGAGCGCGGCCAGCGGCACGAGCGCGCAGAGCCGCGGATCCGACGCAGCCCACGGAACGGCCAGCTCCCACGCGAGCAGCACGCCACCGGTGGCGGCCACGCGCAGGCTCATCCGGTCGTCGAAGCGGTCGCAGGCGAGCTTGAGCAGCCACGTGGACGCCGCCGCGCCGAGGACGCCCGCGCCGAGGAAGAGCGCGCCGTGTTGCTCGCGGAGCGGATCGAGCGTGACCAGCGCCACGGGTGCGACCGCGGCGCCGATGAGGCTCAGGATGCGGCCGGCGCTGGTGAGCTGCTTCTTCTCGCCGAGCAGGAAGCCCGCGCCGCCAAACGCCGCGGCGTAGAGCGTCATCATGCTGAAGACGATGAGCGAGCGGGCCACGTCGCTGCCCGCGCGCAGGTACGCCTGCGACGCCACGTACAGCGACCCGGACACGATGCAGAACGCGCCCACGAACCAGATGGCGTTGTCGTAGAGGAACGGCCGCCAGACCTTGTTCCAGCTCGACTCGCGCTCGACGATCTTCTCCACCTTGCTCGGCGGCGGCGCGCCCAGCTCGGTAAGCGCGAGCGGGCCTTCGACAGCGCCGCTCGCGAGCGCCGCAGCGTCGGCGGCGAGCGCGATGGCCGGAACGGGCTCCGGCACCGGCTTCGGCGGCTCGACGAGCTCGTTGACCACGGCCGGCAGGACGACGGACGCGGGTTCGTGGCTGGTGGCTGGTGGCTGGTGGCTGGTCTCGGGCGCCGGTTCGGACGGCCGATCGTGGATCGCGGCTCGTGGCTCGTGGCTCGCTGCAACTGGGGCTGGGGATGCGGTTTCGGAGTGAATCGGAGCAGGAGGTTGCTGCACCTCGGCGAACTTCACCTTCGGCAGCAGCGCTTCCGCGCTCGACACACGCCGATCCATCTCATCCAGCGTCGCCTCGAGCCGCTTGGCGCGCTCGCGATACGGCTCCGAGAGCTTCTTCGCGAACTTGCCCGGCAGATCGCCGCGGCGCTCCCACGACTCCACCGCATCAATCAGGAAGAAGTGTTGCTGCAGATCGCGCTGCACCAGTTCGCGCGGGCGATCCTCGAGCGGACCACCACACGCCACGCAAAAGCGCGTCTTGGGCCCTCGCTCCTCGCTGCATCGCGGGCAGTACATGCCAACCCCCGAGTTGCGCCTGCGCCCCCAGATGCTCCGGGAGCCGGTATCATCCCAGCGTCACGGCTCGCGAACCAGCGATGTGCGTCGCGCGTGCCAGACCGCAAGGTCCCGAAACCGCGGACGCGAGCACCGGAGGACGGCGAATGTTGGACAGGGTGTGGCGAGTCGTCTGTGGCATGGCCATGACAATGCTGATCGCCGGCTGCCCGCAGGCCCCTGTGACGCCGCCCACACCCGACCAGCCCGACGCCGCCCCGCGCGCCGCGCTCCAGGCCTTCCTCGAAGCTCAGCAACAGGGCGACTTCGCCAAGGCCTACGCGTTGCTCTCGGCACCGCTGCGCGCCCGCTACACGCCCGAGCGCCTGCAGGCGGACTACGCGCGCGATCACGCGCTCGCGGATGACAAGCTCGCCCGCATTCGCGCGGCGCTCGCCTCGGGCACGCCGCTCGATGTCCACGGAGCGGACGCTGCGCTGTTGCTTGGCGAAGGGCGCGCGGTGCACCTCGTCGATGAGCGCGGCGCCTGGCACGTGGCCAATCTGGAGTAGGGCGCCGCCGAGCCCGCCTTGCTAACCATGGGTGGCCTGCTTCCGAGCCCGCCCATGACCCTGCCGCTTTCGCTGCTGGAGCTTTCGCCCGTGGGTGCTGGCGTCGCGCCGAGCCAAGCCGTGCGCGAATCGGTGGAGCTGGCCCGCGCTGCGGAGCGCCTGGGCTTCTCGCGCTTCTGGGTGGCCGAGCATCACAACATGCCCTCGATCGCCACCTCGGCGCCGGAGGTGCTCATCGCGCACCTCGCGGCCAACACCTCGCGCATCCGGATCGGCGCCGGTGGGATCATGTTGCCCAACCACACGCCGCTGCGCGTGGTGGAGATCTTTCGCACGCTGGAGGCGCTCCATCCCGGCCGCATCGATCTTGGCCTGGGCCGCGCGCCGGGCACGGATCCGCTGACCTCGTCGGCGCTTCGGCGCAGCGACGATCCCGACGTGAACCAGCTCCTGGTCGAGCTCATCGCCTTCGAGCGCGGCGCGTTCCCCGAAGACCATCCGTTTCGCGCCATCACGCCCATGCCCAGCGACGTGCGCATCGGCGCGTTGTGGATGCTCGGCTCGACCCATGCGGGCGCCCAGATCGCCGCGCAGCTCGGGACGCGCTACGCCTTCGCGGGGCACTTCTCGATGCGGTTCGGCATGGAGGCGCTCGAGATCTACCGGCGCTTCTTTCAGCCGTCGGACGAGCTGGCGAAGCCGTACGCGATGCTCGCCGTGACCGCCGTCTGCGCCGAGACCGACGAGGAAGCGCAGCGCCTGGCCGCGCCGCTGAAGCTGGCCATCGCTCGCAGCCGGTTGGGCAAGCCGCAGCCCATCGCGTCGGTGGAGGAGGCGATGGCGTACCGCTTCTCGACCGCCGAGCAGGCGATCATCGACGAGTTCTTCGCGGGGGCCGTCATCGGCTCGCCGTCGCGCGTGGCCCAGGGCCTGCGCGAGCTCGCCGCCAAGACCGGTGCTGACGAGCTCATGCTCTCTGCGCTCGTGCCGGACCTGAAATCGCGCATCCGCTCGCTGGAGCTGATCGCCGACGCGATGAAGTCGCCCTGACCAGCACGATTCCTGCTCTTCCGAACGGCTCACACGGCGCGCCGCGGGCTTGGACCCGCACGCGCGGTGAACCGTCGACGGAGGCGCTCAAATGCTGGCGTACGTGCTCGCGTTGCACCTGATGTCGCCGCAACTGCGACTTTCGATTCCAGACCTCGACGTGCCCCGTCCCGTGCGAGTGGAGCCCGCGACCCGCCTGCGGACTTCGAGAAGCCGCACCACGATCGCGACGATCCCGAGGGCGATGCGCGCTCGCGAGAGTTCTGGTCGGCCATGGGCGGCATGGTGGGCGGCCACGGAATCGCCGCCGGCTGCGCGTTCATGGCGGCACTCGCTTTCACGCCCTTCAATGACCCCAGGGCCGACATCCCGGCGTCAGCGGGAGCGGGACTGTTCTTCGGGTTCCTGGCCGAAATCATCGTGGTGCCGCTCGTGGCGAGCCTGTTCGCCACCTGGGAAGCGCCCAGCGGCGCGTCGCTGTGGTCGCCGTTCTGGCGCGGCTTTCTCGTTCACGCCGGCGCGCTCTTTGGCTTGGGGGCCTTTGCGACGCTCAGCGTGCCAACGGCCATCATCGGATTCGCCTTGTTCGTCGCGGTCGAGTTCGTGGGCGTGCCGAAGATCATCGTCGCGGGGCTCAACCTCGAATCGGATCCGCCGAGCGCGTCCACGCCTGCGCCCGCCTCGCACGCCCAGGCGACCGACGGCTCGCCGCGCACGCTCGCCTGGGGCCTTGCGTTCTAGCGACCAAGCCCGAGGCTCTTCGCCTTGACAGTTGAGGCCCAGGCCGTGATCTTGCGCGCCATGAGCGCCCCCTCCGAAGCCGACGTCCTCGCCGCGCTGTCCAAGGTGAACGATCCCGAGCTGAACCGCGACCTGGTCTCGGCCGGCATGATCAAAGACTTGAAGCTCGACGGCGGGAAGGTCTCGCTCAAGGTCGAGCTCACCACGCCCGCGTGCCCGGTCAAAGACGTCATCCAAAAGGACGTCGAGAAGGCCGTGCGCGGCGTGTCCGGCGTGACCGAGGTGAAGGTCACCATGGGCGCGCAGGTGCGCAGCTCCAAGATCGGCACCCAGGACCTCATCCCCAAGGTGAAGAACGTCATCCTCGTGGGCGCGGGGAAGGGCGGCGTGGGCAAGAGCACCGTGGCTGTGAACCTCGCGGTGGGGCTCTCGCGCTTCGGCGCCAAGGTCGGCCTGCTCGACGCCGACTTCTACGGCCCCAGCGTGCCGCTCATGACCGGCGTGAAAGGCCGGCCGGTTTCGAAGGACGGCAAGACCCTCGAGACGCTCTCCGCCCACGGCATCCAGGTGATGAGCATCGGCTTCCTGGTCGATCCGGATCAGGCCGTCATCTGGCGCGGGCCCATGCTCCACGGCGCGGTGATCCAGCTCCTGCGCGACGTGAACTGGGGCGAGCTCGACTACCTCGTGCTCGACCTGCCGCCCGGCACCGGCGACCTCGTGCTCACGCTCGCCCAGAACGTGCGCGCGGCTGGCGCGGTGCTGGTGACCACGCCGCAGGACGTGTCGCTGTCTGACGTGCTCAAGGCCAAGCTCGCCTTCGACAAGCTCAACGTGCCGATCCTGGGCGTCGTCGAGAACATGAGCGCGTTCGTGTGCCCGCACTGCCAGCAGAAGACCGCCATCTTCGACGAGGGCGGCGGGCAGAAGTTCGCAGGCGCGGTGGGCATCCCGTTCCTGGGCAAGGTGCCGCTCGACCTGGCCATCCGCGTGGCCGGCGATGCGGGCACGCCCATCGTCGCCAGCTCGCCGGACAGCGAGCAGGCCAAGGCGCTGCTCGAGGTGGCGTCGCGCGTGGCCGGGCGCGTGTCGATGGCGAACTCCAAGGTGCGCCTGCCCGTCATCTCGGCGGACGCCCGGGCCTGACAGCGCCTCTCGCTCAAGATTCTTCTGGTCCGAATTGACGGATTGCGAACGCGTGGCCGGGTGGTACGGTGCCGCGCCCGATGCGCCGCCTCGCCCCGATCTTTGCGCTCGCCTGCGTGGCGCTGGTGCTCTTCTTTCATCAAGAGGAGAGCCCGAACCCGCTCTCGCGCTTGCTGACGCCGTACGCGCTGGTGGAGCACCACACGCTCCAGGCCGATGCGTGGCGCGACGCGTACGACAAGGCGATCGTCGACGGGCACGTGTACAGCGACAAGGCGCCGCTCTCGAGCTTCCTGGTGCTGCCGTTCTACGCGGGGATGCGGCTGTTCGAGCACGGCCCGCAGACGATGGCCGACAAGGCCGCGGCGGTGCACATCGGCGATGTGGTCGGTGCGGCGATCCCGTTCGCCATCTTCGCGCTGCTCTTGTTGCGACGCGGTCGGCGCGAAGGCCTGAGCCCGGAGCTCTCGGTGGCCGTGGCGCTCGCGGCGACGTTCGGCACGTTCCTCTTCAACTACGGCGGCGCGTTCTTCGGGCACATGCTCGCGGCCACGTTCCTCGTCGGCGGCTGGGTGCTCGCCACGGAGGACAAGCACCTGCGGCTCGCGGGATTCCTGGGCGGCTGCAGCGTGCTCACCGAGTATCCGCTCGTGCTGCTTCAGGCGGCGATCGTGGTGGCGCTCTGGTTCGAGCCGGATCGCGTGCGCAAGGTGCGCGACTACGTCATCGGCGCGGCGCCATGCGCGGTGCTGCTGTTCGTGTGGAACTTCGCCGTCACCGGCAACCCGCTCGACTTCCCGTACTCGCACGTGCCCGACTTGTTCCGGCCGATGCAGCACCACTTTGGCATCGCGCTGCCGGATCCGGCTGCGGCGTGGGAGCTGAGCTTCGGGCAGTTCCGCGGTGCGTTCTTCTACGCGCCGGCGCTGCTCCTGCTGGTTCCGCTGCTCGGCTACGCGTTCCCCGGGCCGAACGCGCGGCGCAACGTGGTGCTCGTTGCCGCAGCGGGCTACCTGCTCTTCGTGAGCTCGTACTTTCAGTGGGACGGAGGCTGGTGCACCGGCCCGAGGCACCTCCTGCCGCCCGTGGCGCTGCTGCTCTACGAGGGCGTGGGCGCGCTGGCGAAGAACCCGCGCTTCCTGAAGCCCTTCGCGGCGCTGTCGGCGATGGGCGTGGCCGTGAACCTGCTCGCGGTGTCGACGAACCCGTGCCCGCCCGATCAGGCGAAGCTGCCCGTGTTCCAGGTCTTCTGGCCGCGGCTCATGGACGGCAAGACCGCCGACGCGATCCTCGTCGACCTCGGCGCGCCGCGCGGCGCGTACCTGGTGGGCATCTGGCTGGTGCTCTTCGTCGCCGGCGGGGTGGGGCTCGCGTTCGCGGCGCGGAAGCTGCTGGCGGCGGAGAAGGCTTAACCGTTTCGTTAAGCGTCGCTTGCCTGGCCGCGGCTGGGCTACACTCTGCGCGTGCACGCCCTCCTGCTCCTCGCGGCGCTCGCCGCGCCCGCCTCGACCGCCGCCGACGCTGAGAAGCTCGCCCACGCCAAGGACTGGGACAACCTGTACCTGGCCTTCTCGTCCGGCGATCCCGCGAAGTTCTCAGCCGCGGATCGCACCAAGATCGGCGACGCGTTGCTCACGGGCGCCAAGGCCATGGCCTCGAGCGATCCGGTGATGGCCGTCTCGTTGGGCGAGCGCGCCGTCGCGTTCAACGAGAGCGTGGACTCGCTGCTCGAGGCGGCGTCGCTCGAGGAGAAGGCCGACCAGAACGGCCAGGCGGCGAAGTTCCTCGAGCGCGCGGTGGCGGTGGATCCCAAGAGCGGCGCGGCGCACCTCGCGCGCGCCCAGCACGCGCTCCACGAGAACGACTCCGCGCTCTGCCTCAAGGAGCTCGACGCCGTGCCTGCCGGTTTCCAGGCCGCGCAGGTGAAGGCCCTGCGAACCAAGGCGCAAGCCAAAGTCGTGGAGAAGCAGGCCGACGAGGCCGCGCTGGATCGCGTGCAGCAGCAGGTGGCCAACAACCAGATGAAGGCGCCGGATCAGGCCGCGCCCAAGCAAATCAAGCCGGAGCCTGCGAACGCCAAGATGGTGAACATGGTCGATCCCGCGGATCGCATCGACGGCGCGGCGATGGCCGGGCTGCGTCAGAAGGCGGGGGAGCACTTCGTGTTCGCGTACGGCAACAACGAGCGCGACTGGGGCCAGCGCGCGGACTACGAGGGCCATGTCGAGGAAGCGCTCGAAGAGGCCTACGAGTACGTGGGCGAGGCGATGCACACCAACCGCACCGAGCCGGTGCAGGTGGTGCTCTACACCAAGCAGGAGTACGAGTTTCACTTCGGCGGGAGCGCGCTCTCGCGTGCGGCCGGCTTCTTCTCGGGGAAGATCCGCATCAACGGCGCCGAAGAGATGACGCCCGAGGTGCGCGCGGTCATCGTGCACGAGTACGTGCACGCGGTGCTCGGCGAGCTCATGGGCCCCCGGGGCAGCTGCCCGCAGTGGGTGAATGAAGGCTTCGCCACGTATGTCGAGAACATGTACCGCTCGAGCCGCGGCATGCCCGGCGCCGACGACATCTGGCGCACCGAGCTCCACGCCATGGCCGTCGCCGGCCGGCTGCCCAAGGTGGCCAGCCTCGACCGCAGCTTCCTCGAGTACAGCAACCCCCGCGTGGCCTACGCGACGTCGGGCGAGGCGATGAGGCTCCTGGTCGAGCGCTACGGCATGGACACGTTCGTCACCGCGCTGCACGACTCCGCGAAGATGGGCTGGCCCCGGTCGATGGCCGAGCACCTGCCCGCCGACATGGACGGCCTCGACGACGAGATCAAGAGCAACCTCTCGAAGCTCTGAGCGAGCGAGCGGCCGAGCGCGGATGAAGGCCTGGCCACTTCTCAACCACCTCGGCCAAACCTGTTGTTTGTGCCTGGCTGGGGGCGGGGTAACATCGCGAACGCCTGAGCTGAAAAGCAACGCCACGGCCACCCATGTCCGACACCTTGAGCGCCATGCGCGAGTACCGCTTCCTCGACGACAAGAGGAACGCCAGCGGGCTCAGCGACTCTGAAGAGACGCGCTGGCGCGAGCTGGGTAACCAACTCCAGATGGCGCCCGCCGCGGAGGCGCCGCAGGATCCGGTCGCTTACGCCCAGGCGCTGGTGGCGCAGGGCTACGACCCGGTGCAGGCGTTCCTGCACGTGGGCTTCACGCTCGATCAGATCGCTGCGGCCGGCTACGACATCACCGCGCACCAGCAGGCGCAGCAGGCCTACGATCCGCACGCGTACGCGCAGCAGCTCCTCGCTCAGGGCTACGACGCCGCGACCGCTTATGGCGCAGCGGGCTTGCCCGTCCCCGAGACGGCGGCGCCGGCCGCTCCGGTTGCGCCCGCGCCGGAGCCCGAGCCCGAGTTCGCCGACGCCGAGCTGATGGACGAGCCTGTTGCCGCCGCAGCGGCTGCACCAGCGCCCGAGGTCGATCCCACCGGCGGCTGGACGGCGGAGAGTGCGGGCACGCGTCCGGTCTCGGCGGAGCAAGCGATCCCCAAGGCCGATCCCTGGCGTTCGCCGAGCCCCGTGGTGGAGACGCTGCCGGCGCCGGCGCGCGTCGTGCCGATGGTGGACGACGTCACCCGGAACGCCGACGAGCTCTTGAAGGACGCAGCCTGGGGCGTGGACAAGCCCGAGGCCGCCACCCTGCCGCGGCCGACATCCGCGGAGCGGCGCGCGGTGGATCCGTTCGCGCCGTCGGAGCCGTTGCCGCTGCCGGAAGGTGCGACGCTCCACGGTGATGCGGCTGCCGCGCCGGCCGAGGTCGCGCCGCCGCCCGAGCCGGAGCGCTCGCCGTTCGAGCCCACGCCGGTGGCGATCGCTGCGCCCGAGCCCGATCTTTCGACGCTGCCCACCTCGCCCATGCGCTCGCCGTTCGAGGCGGGCGCGGCCGGTGCGCCGACGGTGGACCTCGCGGAGTCGACCGAGTCCGTCGAGATGGGCACGGCGGGTGTCCAGGCCGGTGGCGGGCTCGAGGGCATTCCCGAGATCGACATGGGCGCCGGCGAGCCGGCCGAGCTGGAGCTCGAGACCGGACCGAAGAGCGTTCAACCGTCGTTTGGCGGCGAGATTGATCTCGCGTCCGCGCCGGAGACCACGCCCGAGCCCGACAGCCGATTCCAAATGCCGGCCGAGATCGACCTGGCTGCCAGCAGCGAGCCGGCGCCGGAGCTCGCGGTCGAGGCGTCGCCTGCGACGGTCATGGTCGCGGCCGTTGAGGCCGAGCCGGTCGCC
The Deltaproteobacteria bacterium DNA segment above includes these coding regions:
- a CDS encoding LLM class flavin-dependent oxidoreductase, giving the protein MTLPLSLLELSPVGAGVAPSQAVRESVELARAAERLGFSRFWVAEHHNMPSIATSAPEVLIAHLAANTSRIRIGAGGIMLPNHTPLRVVEIFRTLEALHPGRIDLGLGRAPGTDPLTSSALRRSDDPDVNQLLVELIAFERGAFPEDHPFRAITPMPSDVRIGALWMLGSTHAGAQIAAQLGTRYAFAGHFSMRFGMEALEIYRRFFQPSDELAKPYAMLAVTAVCAETDEEAQRLAAPLKLAIARSRLGKPQPIASVEEAMAYRFSTAEQAIIDEFFAGAVIGSPSRVAQGLRELAAKTGADELMLSALVPDLKSRIRSLELIADAMKSP
- a CDS encoding Mrp/NBP35 family ATP-binding protein, whose protein sequence is MSAPSEADVLAALSKVNDPELNRDLVSAGMIKDLKLDGGKVSLKVELTTPACPVKDVIQKDVEKAVRGVSGVTEVKVTMGAQVRSSKIGTQDLIPKVKNVILVGAGKGGVGKSTVAVNLAVGLSRFGAKVGLLDADFYGPSVPLMTGVKGRPVSKDGKTLETLSAHGIQVMSIGFLVDPDQAVIWRGPMLHGAVIQLLRDVNWGELDYLVLDLPPGTGDLVLTLAQNVRAAGAVLVTTPQDVSLSDVLKAKLAFDKLNVPILGVVENMSAFVCPHCQQKTAIFDEGGGQKFAGAVGIPFLGKVPLDLAIRVAGDAGTPIVASSPDSEQAKALLEVASRVAGRVSMANSKVRLPVISADARA